Sequence from the Caloranaerobacter sp. TR13 genome:
CCTAAAAAGTAGATTGTCGAACATGTGCTAAAATGCAGAGGCCTTAACTCTTTATAGGGTTAAGTGTCCCTTTTATATAGAGGCATTTTTGAGCACTACGGCAATTTTCTGTTGTCGAGTACCTATGAATTAAATTTAATTGTTAAGGAGGGAAGTACAGTGCCAAGAAGAGGACGTATTCCAAAGAGAGAAGTTATGGAAGATCCAATTTACAGAGATAAGGTTGTTACTAAACTTATAAACCAAATCATGTTAGATGGCAAAAAGGGAGTTGCTCAGAAAATAGTTTATGGAGCATTTGACTATATTAAAGAAAAAACAGGTCAAGATCCATTAGAAGTTTTCAGAAAAGCTCTAGAAAATGTTATGCCTTTACTAGAAGTTAAAGCAAGACGTGTTGGTGGTGCTACTTACCAAGTTCCAGTAGAGGTTAAACCTGATAGAAGACAAACATTAGGAATAAGATGGTTAGTTAACTATTCAAGACAGCGTGGAGAAAGAACAATGAAGGAAAGATTAGCTAAAGAAATTATGGACGCTGCTAACAATGTAGGTGCAAGTGTTAAGAAAAGAGAAGATACTCATAAGATGGCAGAGGCTAATAAGGCGTTTGCACACTATAGATGGTAATTTGGATAAAAGGCGTTTAATATTAGCGATTTAGGAAAATATAATGATTAGAGCATATTATGCAGCAGAAAGGAGGAGTACTGTGGCTAGACAGATTCCAATAGAGAAAACACGTAACATTGGAATAATGGCACATATAGATGCTGGTAAAACTACTACTACAGAGAGAATATTATTCTACACAG
This genomic interval carries:
- the rpsG gene encoding 30S ribosomal protein S7 gives rise to the protein MPRRGRIPKREVMEDPIYRDKVVTKLINQIMLDGKKGVAQKIVYGAFDYIKEKTGQDPLEVFRKALENVMPLLEVKARRVGGATYQVPVEVKPDRRQTLGIRWLVNYSRQRGERTMKERLAKEIMDAANNVGASVKKREDTHKMAEANKAFAHYRW